The Candidatus Obscuribacterales bacterium genome includes the window GGCTTGGGACTCTTTGTATGCATCGACAAAGGATTTAGTCTGGGGCACTCAACCCATTGGGTTTATTGATATATTTATTCCTTATATTAAGAATAGGTTACCTAAGTCTTCTTGTATTTTAGATGCTGGTGCAGGAGAGGGGCGCAACCTACCTAAACTTCTAGCCTTGTCCGATCACATCGTTGCTTGTGATGCTTCAGCACATGCGCTAAGTAAAATCTCCACAACACTCCTCGCCCTTCTGAAAACAGTCACCTGTGACCTTGAATCTATTCCCTTGGAGGATGGCTACTTCGATTTTATATTGCTTGCAGATGTGGTTGAAACCTTACCCGATCCACAACCAGTGCTGCGTGAACTGCATCGCCTGTTGAAGCCAGGAGGCTTGCTGCTTTGTAATATTCCTGGCTTTGAAGATAGCATTGCTGACATTGATATGGAAATAATCGGGGACAATCAGTATTTATATCAAGGGCGATACTTTTACCGCTTTGTTCATCAAGATGAAGCGATCGCCCTCTTGGAATCCTGTGGATTTCAAATGGTAGATCATCAGC containing:
- a CDS encoding class I SAM-dependent methyltransferase encodes the protein MTTHHRENNLDLSDQNKKAWDSLYASTKDLVWGTQPIGFIDIFIPYIKNRLPKSSCILDAGAGEGRNLPKLLALSDHIVACDASAHALSKISTTLLALLKTVTCDLESIPLEDGYFDFILLADVVETLPDPQPVLRELHRLLKPGGLLLCNIPGFEDSIADIDMEIIGDNQYLYQGRYFYRFVHQDEAIALLESCGFQMVDHQLCSWAEAAHPSFRSDAHMHSSYVFLVEKAG